A stretch of DNA from Rheinheimera sp. MMS21-TC3:
ACACTAAAGCCTGCATACTATAAATTTTAACCTTGGGATCTGCATTTGAAATCAAAAAACTCTGATTCATACAAAACAGTTTTTATGCGCCACTTAGAGCGTATTATGGCAGCGCTCTATACTGATGATAATAGTTTAGTCGCCCAAACAGAGCAGTTTTATCAAAGCACAAGCGATGCAGTGCCTATTAACTTATTTCCAGATTTACTATTTACAGCTGAGCGGATTTTAAATTTAACTGAAGGCAGCATTCAGCAAGAAACACTAACCCGATCTGCTAAAGTCCTAGGCTCTTTGCAACTCACAGTACCTGACTCTACAAGGCGCTGGCGTGAAGTTCAGTTTAGCTTCAAACCCATTTACCGTGCTGTACTTGCCTTACGTTTATTAGATCATACCTTAGAACATAAGCAATTAACTGACCCTAAATTACAAGCCCATTTTGCTGCTAGACAGCCAGGTAATGCAGATTGCCAATACCGACTCTATGTGCAAACTCCCTTAGTTATTGCCATTTTATTGCTTGACTCTGGTTTACATGATCCTAAAACCTTAGCTATTCTCTATGGCAATAAAATTCAACAATTAGATCCGCTGCGAGCCATGTCTGGTCAAGAAAGAGTAGATTTTAATACCACCAATCAAAATGCAAGATCGCTGTTAACGCAAAAAGGCTTGCGTCCTAGCGCTTATCGCGGCAATTGTAAACTAGAGCAGCAGCAACATCAGAAAATGCAACAAACACAATTACAGCTAGTGCAAGCCATAATACAGCTGGTTGAAAATGCACAGAGCATTTTAGGTAATATTGCTAAAATTCCACAAATATACAGTTCTGTTGTTTTACCTGGTCGAAATCGATTTCGTTATGAATCCTTACCAAAAGTAGTACTAATTTTAAAACAAGCAGCAAAGCGACTTCAGGTTGATGCGAAATTAGTTGATCAACTATTACGTATTACCGGTATTTTTCCTCAAGGCTATGGCATTGCATTTTTACCAAAGCAGTTAGATCTGAGCACCCAAGAGAAGTATGAGTTAGCTATTGTTAACCAATTATACCCCCCCTCGCCAGAACAACCTTTGTGTCGTGTTGTAACGCGCAATTTGCAATATCGCCGTGGCGGCCAAAATTGCCAAATCAGCGTAGACTATAACCTCTACTTTAAGCCGGCTCGCGATAAGTTAACCATTATGCCAGAACAGCGATTACGTGAAATCTTAAGTAAACTAAGCGCAGACTGGCACCCTGGTGAACTCCGCCGTTTAGTACCTCGTTATTGGCAACCGTCGGAATTCTTTAGTCATTCTGATCAGCAAAATCTCTGGAACCAAGCGCCTAAAGTAATTAACTAGCAGGTAAATTAACTGGCTATAGTCATTTAATAATAAATCACTTGAATTCAGTAACATTATTGCGCAGGATCAAGCCCTCATTAGCTTAACTAGATAAATATTATGCTTGATACAGCCCTTAATTCATTGCATGGCCTACCGGCCTTTGCTACTTATTTTGCCCTAGCTTTACTACTATTGATGATTTTTGTTCGTTGTTACACTTGGCTAACGCCACATGACGAATTTGGCTTAATTAGGGCGAACAAGCCTGCTGCCGCTATCGCCTTTGCTGGTGCCTTTATTGGCTTTGCTTGGCCGCTATCTAGCGCAATAACCAACTCATTATCATTATTAGACTGTGCGATCTGGGGGGCCGTGGCATTATTGGTCCAGCTTATTGCCTTTTTTATCAGCTCTTTGCTGTTAAAGCAGCTACCTAAACGCATCAGTGATGGCGAAGTAGCAGCAGGAATATTTTCAGCCGGCTGCTCTATTGCAATAGGTATGCTTAACGCCGCTAGTATGAGCTACTAAGGAAACATTATGTCACGCGAATTTAAACGTAGTAAAACAGCACGCCTTATTATGATGGTACCGGCTGCAGGTTTAATGTTAACGGGCTGCGGTGAAGAGCCGGTTGAAGTGCAAGTTTATAATACCCCTGATGAGTGCGCCGCTTATTATAACCCTCCAGCACAATGCCAAGCCGCTTTCGCTGAAGCTAAAGCACTGCATCCTAAAGTTGCTCCGCGGTATAGCAATAAAAGGGAATGCGAAACCGACTTTGGTGCCGGCCAGTGCGAAGCGGCTCCGGTTATTGCAAATGTAGAAAATAATGCAACTCAATCTGAGCCTCAAGCGCAAAGCCAGCAAAGTAGTGGCTTTTTTATGCCAATGATGATGGGCTTTATGGCTGGGCAAATGCTAAATCGCGGTGGCTTAGCTGGTCAAGCGCCACAAACTGCAAGCAAAAATGCCAGCCCTGTTGCTTCACAGCCTTTATATAAGTCTCGTGATGACAGGCAAACCTTCCGTACGGCAAGTAACACGCCTGTTGCCAGCCAACCTGGACCAGCCCGAGTAAAACCTTCAGCCGTTAAACCTAAACCTGCGGTTAAAGCTCGTCGTGGCGGCTTTGGTGCTCAGGCAGCTAGACGCACTAGTTCAAGCTTTGGTGGCTAAACCATGAAGCGAATTAATTGTAGTCCGCGTCCGGGCTGGCAGCAGTTTGCCCAAAGTGTTGGCTTTAACTTTCATACCTTTGATGGCGAGCCTTATTGGGATGAAACGGCGTATTATCAGTTTAGATTACAACAAATTGAACAGGATTTAGAGCAGCCCACCGAAGACTTACATCAGATGGCATTAGCTGTGGTTGACGATGTAGTGCAAAGCGAGCAATTACTACAGCAATTAGCTATTCCTGAAGCCTATTGGCAAGCTGTGCGCGATAGTTGGCACAGTGCCCAGCCGCATTTATATGGCCGAATGGACTTTAGTTATGATGGTACAGGCCCAGCTAAACTGCTGGAATTAAACTACGATACGCCAACCTCTTTATTTGAAACGGGCTTTTTTCAATGGGTTTGGCTGGAAGATCAGTTAATGCGCGGCGAGATCCCGCAACATGCCGATCAGTTTAATTCGCTGCAAGACAAGCTGCAGCAAGCTTTTGCTGAACTTGCCTTACCACAGCCTTTCTATTTTAGCAGCGTGGCCGACAGCATAGAAGACAAAGGCACCGTTGATTATTTAATGGATATCGCATTACAAAGCGGGCTGGATGCGCGCTATATCGCAATAGAGCAACTCGGTGAGGCCGATGGCCAACTGGTCGATTTAGATGGCTATGCTATAGAAGGGCTATTTAAACTCTACCCTTGGGAGTTTATGCTACAAGAAGACTTTGCCAGTACTATTATTAGCAGTAAAACCCAATGGTTAGAACCACTTTGGAAATCTATTATTTCAAACAAAGGTATTTTGCCTTTGCTGTGGCAGAAGTTTCCTAATCATCCTAACTTATTGCCCGCCATGTTTGAACAAGGCCAAGCTTTAAAGCCCGGCTGGGTTAAAAAGCCATTATTTTCTCGCGAAGGCGCTAATATTGAGCTAATTACTCCGCAAGGCAAAACGGTTAAAGAAACAGGGCCTTACGACGACAGCGGGTATATTCTGCAAGCTTTACAGCCCTTACCGAAATTTGTCGATAGCTACAGCCTTATTGGTAGTTGGGTCGTTGGTGATAGCGCCGCAGGTATTTGTATTCGCGAAGACAACAGCTTAATTACGAAAGATAGTTCACGGTTTTTACCTCATATAATTCTTGATTAACAACGAAACAATAGAATTAATATGCAATAAAACTAGATGTATACCCAAACACTATTTAAAATGCCAACTTGAAAATAAAACGATTGGCATTTTTATTTTTTTACTGCCATCTTTAACCTATCTCATGCTTTGTCTTACTATCAAGGAAATACATACTCGTGCGCACTACTGAACTTGTATCTGGATTTCGCCAATCGGCACCTTACGTTAATGCTCACCGTGGTAAAACCTTTGTTGTTATGATGGGTGGTGAAGCCATTAACCAAACTGGCTTTCGTGGCATTATTAATGATTTGGCTTTATTAAATAGCCTAGGTATTAAAATAGTATTGGTTTATGGAGCACGGCCACAAATTAACAGCGCCTTGCAAGACGCAGGATTAGCGCCAAGCTTTCATCAGCATATTCGCATTACCGATGACGAGTCATTTCGTTTAATTAAACAAGTAGCCGGTGAGCTGCAACTGGATATTACCGCTCGCTTATCTATGAGTTTAAGTAACACCCCTATGCAAGGCGCACAAATAAACGTGGTTAGCGGTAACTTTGTTATTGCCCAACCTTTAGGTGTAGATGAAGGCGTAGATTACTTTCATAGCGGCCGTGTTCGGCGTATTGACACTGCCGGCATTCGCCGCCAGTTAGACAACAACGGCATTGTCTTAATGGGACCTATTGCCGCTTCTGTTACCGGTGAAAGCTTTAATTTAACGGCTGAAGATATTGCCACCCAAGTCGCTATAAAGTTAAAAGCTGACAAAATGATTGGTTTTAGTGAAATGGGCGGCATTACCGATGATGAAGGCAGCATTATCGCCGAAATGATGCCTAATTATGCTGAACAATTAGTACAAAATATCCAGCCTACCTTAGCAGCTTGCCCTAGCACTTTAGCATTTTTGCACGCGGCTATTTTAGCCTGCAGAGGAGGCGTACCTCGCTGTCACTTAGTCAGTTTTGCCGATGATGGCGCCTTATTACAAGAGCTATTTTCTCGCGATGGTATCGGCACGCAAATTGTTACAGAATCAGCAGAAAAACTACGCCAAGCTACTATTGCCGACATTGGCGGTATTTTAGATTTAATTCGCCCTCTTGAGCAACAAGGTTTGTTAGTAAGACGCTCTCGTGAACAGTTAGAAATGGAAATTAGCCAATTTACCTTAATTGAGCGCGATGGTTTAGTCATTGGCTGCGCCGCTTTATATACCTTCCCTGAAGATAATGTCGCCGAGTTTGCTTGTTTAGCCGTACACCCTGACTATAGAGATGCTGACCGTGGTAGTTTACTGTTAAATAGTATTATTCAGCTAGCCCGCCAACAACGTTTCGACAAGCTTTTTGCCTTAACTACGCGCAGTATTCATTGGTTTTTAGAGCAGGGCTTTGAGCTTTTAACTGTAGATGATTTGCCAGCACAAAAAAAGCAGATGTACAATTATCAACGCCGTTCAAAAATTCTGGCTTTAACCTTATAAAGAGTGACAAACTGAAGCGATAGAATAACGAGTTACGACTTTATCTGCTGTATTTGCTGCAGCACCTGCTTAGCTAAAGCGCGTGCTGTAGTCCACTTCCCCCCAGACACTGTTAACAATTGGTCTTGCCAATTAAGCTGATACTCTCGACTGGCTCGGCTGGCATTATCACTGCCAGCTAATAGCGGCCTGACGCCTGCAAAGTCGGCTAAGACATCCTCAGGAGCCTTACTAGGAGCAAAATAGTGGTTATAGGTATTTAATAGGTAATCGCGCTCTTGCTCTGAACACGCTATAGGTTGTTCTAGTTTTTGCCGCACTTCAGTTGTACCGACCAAGGTATTTCCCTGATATGGTAAAACAAAAATTAACCGTGTTTCATTAGGTACTTCCAGCATATGGCCATAACGGCCCATTGCCGGCAACAATAAATGACTGCCGCGAACTAAGTCTAACTTTTGCTTAGGTTCAATATTGGACTGCTCTAATAAGTGCTGACTCCAAGGCCCTGCAACATTAATCACCCGATCAAATTGTTGCCAGCCCGCCGCCAGTAAAACTTTGCCATCTGTTGTCACTTGCTGCACTTCGGTATGAGCCTGAATAGCGACACCGGCTTTTTTACATTGCTCGGCCATCCATAAGCCTAATTTGTGATCATCCATTTGGCCGTCAAAAAATAAATAAGCGCCCCGTAAACCATCAGCTTTTAATTGCGGTGAACATCGCAAGCTTTGCTCCGCTGTTAACCAGCGATGCTGACCTATCCCCTTGCGGCCGGCAAACTTATCATATAACCATAGGCCAACTTTTACTTGCCAGCGCGGACGTTGGGTATGGCTATAAAAAGGGTATAGAATAGCTAAACGCCGAGTTAACTTAGGTGCTTTTTTTAGCCACCAACGGCGCTCTTGTAAGGCTTCATAAACTAGCCGGAATTCGGCTTGCTCTAAATAGCGTAAACCACCATGCAATAACTTAGACGAGGCACTGCTAGTTGCTTGCATTAATCCATCACGCTCAAACAAGGTAACCTGATGCCCTGCTAAAGCAAGCTGCCAAGCGCTACTTAAGCCATTAATGCCACCACCCACTACGGCTATTTGCATACTTGCTCCGTTATACCTAAAGCGATATCGTCACGATGTACAACAACCTCGCTAGGGCAAAAGCCTAAAATTTGGGCTATATCTTGACTATGTTGGCCTTTAATAAGCTGTAGTTCTATTGCACTATATTGGCTAATACCTTTTGCTAATGGCTCACCATTTTCATTGCATAACCAAACCGCATCACCTTTATCAAATTGGCCAACACTATTTAATACACCTTTGGCTAATAATGATGCCCCTTTTTGCAATAAGGCATTTACGGCACCTTGATCTAACAAAATACTACCGGCACTTTTAATGCTATGTAATAACCAGTGCTTTTTAGCACTAACCCGATCTTGTTGGCGTTGAAATAAAGTACCTGTGGCTTGACCTGCAAGTAAGCGATCAAAATTAACACCATGCTGACCATTAATAATTAAGGTGTCTACTCCCTGCCGAGTTGCTTTTTCAGCGGCCTGCAGTTTAGTCACCATACCACCAGTACCAATACTATGATGGCTAGCGCCAGCCATAGCATAGATATCTGCATTTATGCTGGCAACTAATGGGATAAAGGTAGCATTAGCATCTGTTTTAGGATTAGCACTATATAAGCCATCAATATCAGAGCAAATAATTAACGCATCGGCATCAACTAAAATAGCGACCATAGCCGCTAAATTATCATTGTCTCCAACTTTTAATTCAGCCGTTGCCACAGAGTCGTTTTCATTAATAATGGGCAGCACTTTATTAGTTAGCAAGGTGCGTAAAGTATTATCAATATTTAAATAACGACGGCGATTAGCAAAATCATCATGGGTCAACAATATTTGCGCGCAACGAAAATCAAACAAATGACTCCAAGTCGCCATCATTTCTGTCTGGCCAACTGCAGCCATAGCTTGCTTAATATTAATAGGTAAAGGGTGGTGGGCAAAGGCTATTGCATTTTTACCTGCTGCCACGCTACCAGAAGAGACTAAAACAACTTCAATCCCTATTGCACGGCACTCACTAATAAAGTGAGCAATACTTAATAGATAGCGGGTAGAGCAGCCGTTAGCAGTAGGCGCTATTAACGCACTGCCAACCTTAATCACTATACGACGCCAGCGCAAACTTAGCATACTAAACCTTATTTAAAATAGTTGTGATAGCAGCTTAAAGTTTAGCGATATAAGTGTCTAGATTAATTTGAGCTGGCTATAACAGTATCACAATCACCAGCAGCTAAATGGGTGAAACTACCATAAGCAGCGATAACTAATCGATCTTCTGTTAAAGTTTTTACGTGCCAATTAACAGCACCATTGCCATAGGCAACATGATTAATAACAAAGCTACCAGGCTGCTGGCGGATAGGGTATTTAAAAGTGTCTGAATGCTGGCCTTGCTCAATATGCTGCACCATTTCACGCTCTGTAAACAGCCATGTTTTACGCAAAGCGCTATCTCGCTGCAAAGTACTAGCAAGCTGTTGAGACGTACCCACTTCGCACCAACTCCCTGTGATTAGCTTATCTACTGTGTCAGAC
This window harbors:
- a CDS encoding DUF350 domain-containing protein gives rise to the protein MLDTALNSLHGLPAFATYFALALLLLMIFVRCYTWLTPHDEFGLIRANKPAAAIAFAGAFIGFAWPLSSAITNSLSLLDCAIWGAVALLVQLIAFFISSLLLKQLPKRISDGEVAAGIFSAGCSIAIGMLNAASMSY
- a CDS encoding DUF1190 domain-containing protein, translating into MSREFKRSKTARLIMMVPAAGLMLTGCGEEPVEVQVYNTPDECAAYYNPPAQCQAAFAEAKALHPKVAPRYSNKRECETDFGAGQCEAAPVIANVENNATQSEPQAQSQQSSGFFMPMMMGFMAGQMLNRGGLAGQAPQTASKNASPVASQPLYKSRDDRQTFRTASNTPVASQPGPARVKPSAVKPKPAVKARRGGFGAQAARRTSSSFGG
- a CDS encoding glutathionylspermidine synthase family protein; translated protein: MKRINCSPRPGWQQFAQSVGFNFHTFDGEPYWDETAYYQFRLQQIEQDLEQPTEDLHQMALAVVDDVVQSEQLLQQLAIPEAYWQAVRDSWHSAQPHLYGRMDFSYDGTGPAKLLELNYDTPTSLFETGFFQWVWLEDQLMRGEIPQHADQFNSLQDKLQQAFAELALPQPFYFSSVADSIEDKGTVDYLMDIALQSGLDARYIAIEQLGEADGQLVDLDGYAIEGLFKLYPWEFMLQEDFASTIISSKTQWLEPLWKSIISNKGILPLLWQKFPNHPNLLPAMFEQGQALKPGWVKKPLFSREGANIELITPQGKTVKETGPYDDSGYILQALQPLPKFVDSYSLIGSWVVGDSAAGICIREDNSLITKDSSRFLPHIILD
- the argA gene encoding amino-acid N-acetyltransferase codes for the protein MRTTELVSGFRQSAPYVNAHRGKTFVVMMGGEAINQTGFRGIINDLALLNSLGIKIVLVYGARPQINSALQDAGLAPSFHQHIRITDDESFRLIKQVAGELQLDITARLSMSLSNTPMQGAQINVVSGNFVIAQPLGVDEGVDYFHSGRVRRIDTAGIRRQLDNNGIVLMGPIAASVTGESFNLTAEDIATQVAIKLKADKMIGFSEMGGITDDEGSIIAEMMPNYAEQLVQNIQPTLAACPSTLAFLHAAILACRGGVPRCHLVSFADDGALLQELFSRDGIGTQIVTESAEKLRQATIADIGGILDLIRPLEQQGLLVRRSREQLEMEISQFTLIERDGLVIGCAALYTFPEDNVAEFACLAVHPDYRDADRGSLLLNSIIQLARQQRFDKLFALTTRSIHWFLEQGFELLTVDDLPAQKKQMYNYQRRSKILALTL
- a CDS encoding glycerol-3-phosphate dehydrogenase/oxidase, producing MQIAVVGGGINGLSSAWQLALAGHQVTLFERDGLMQATSSASSKLLHGGLRYLEQAEFRLVYEALQERRWWLKKAPKLTRRLAILYPFYSHTQRPRWQVKVGLWLYDKFAGRKGIGQHRWLTAEQSLRCSPQLKADGLRGAYLFFDGQMDDHKLGLWMAEQCKKAGVAIQAHTEVQQVTTDGKVLLAAGWQQFDRVINVAGPWSQHLLEQSNIEPKQKLDLVRGSHLLLPAMGRYGHMLEVPNETRLIFVLPYQGNTLVGTTEVRQKLEQPIACSEQERDYLLNTYNHYFAPSKAPEDVLADFAGVRPLLAGSDNASRASREYQLNWQDQLLTVSGGKWTTARALAKQVLQQIQQIKS
- the proB gene encoding glutamate 5-kinase: MLSLRWRRIVIKVGSALIAPTANGCSTRYLLSIAHFISECRAIGIEVVLVSSGSVAAGKNAIAFAHHPLPINIKQAMAAVGQTEMMATWSHLFDFRCAQILLTHDDFANRRRYLNIDNTLRTLLTNKVLPIINENDSVATAELKVGDNDNLAAMVAILVDADALIICSDIDGLYSANPKTDANATFIPLVASINADIYAMAGASHHSIGTGGMVTKLQAAEKATRQGVDTLIINGQHGVNFDRLLAGQATGTLFQRQQDRVSAKKHWLLHSIKSAGSILLDQGAVNALLQKGASLLAKGVLNSVGQFDKGDAVWLCNENGEPLAKGISQYSAIELQLIKGQHSQDIAQILGFCPSEVVVHRDDIALGITEQVCK
- a CDS encoding DUF4124 domain-containing protein, giving the protein MKLILHCTFLLSCMFLSASLQASVYKCTDDEGKVVFQGEPCREAEELLLDLRFAEQKTSDTVDKLITGSWCEVGTSQQLASTLQRDSALRKTWLFTEREMVQHIEQGQHSDTFKYPIRQQPGSFVINHVAYGNGAVNWHVKTLTEDRLVIAAYGSFTHLAAGDCDTVIASSN